One genomic region from Rosa rugosa chromosome 1, drRosRugo1.1, whole genome shotgun sequence encodes:
- the LOC133728890 gene encoding uncharacterized protein LOC133728890 has product MADPTRPEFDILDSEGLEYHRWVFDMETAFVAKDYTATITDPKDDELSNKVKADALIFLRRHIDPSLRWEYLQLKTPKALWDALKGRFGNIHDTLLPGLAVQWNGIRFLDYKKVNDFNKDMLRLKARLNFCGREITEDDMIYKTLTTFPNSAFILANQYQLDYDNKRITTFNKLISLLQVAERQNKILLNNNARPTGTKKIPEANYGKMKGGNNSNARGFRRADPYPRGNNAPCGKGHGDHGNKMPKERVDNEPCYSNGCQPATDKISKLKSEVTALNQIRCESEMVNLYCMNLNLLKFCSL; this is encoded by the exons atggctgatccaactcgacctgagtttgacatcttggactcagaaggacttgagtaccatcgttgggttttCGATatggaaactgcctttgtggcaaaagactacactgccaccattactgatcccaaagatgatgaactatctaataaggtgaaagcagaTGCCTTAATTtttctgaggcgacatattgatcctagcctacgctgggagtaccttcagttgaagacacccaaagcactgtgggatgcccttaaaggacgttttgggaacattcacgATACTTTGCTCCCAGGACTGGCTGTTCAGTGGAATGGAATCCGCTTTCTTGACTATAAaaaggtcaatgacttcaacaaggacatgttgcgcttaaaggcacgtctcaatttctgtggaagggaaatcacagaagatgatatgatctacaAGACTCTTACCACCTTTCCTAATTCAGCttttatactagcgaaccagtatcaGTTGGattatgacaacaaaagaatcacaaccttcaataagttgataagcctactgcaagtggctgagagacaAAATAAGATTCTCTTGAATAACAATGCCAGGCCcactgggacaaagaaaattccagaggctaattatggaaaaatgaaaggTGGAAATAACTCCAATGCAAGGGGGTTtagacgtgctgatccctacccacgtggcaacaatgcaccatgTGGAAAGGGACATGGGGATCATGGAAACAAGATGCCAAAGGAAAGAGTtgacaatgaaccatgctatag CAATGGCTGCCAGCCTGCCACTGATAAAATCTCCAAGCTCAAATCTGAGGTCACCGCTCTTAACCAGATCAG ATGTGAATCTGAAATGGTTAATTTGTATTGTATGAATCTAAATTTGTTAAAGTTTTGTTCTTTATAG
- the LOC133728883 gene encoding uncharacterized protein LOC133728883: MSWFFECPPGSIGSFLALSSAFLSRFILLFAGHQSTSQLLNVRQREDETLKAFVTRWRAATSQYRDLDKPMVLAAFKQGLLKGPFLYHINYNHPNATYDHVMNEAVIHAQEEFITYGEIPPPPSIPIKSTQPPSNHQETTKASMVPPTDKKREWQQSNHHSKRQKDQHFNKGGRSSQGDNRNRHTDSSQRYAVFTVLTATYEEIYDQCKDMIPAPPPRKYAKRGKPRNTGKWCKYHEDSGHNTNDCNALKTAIETLYRDGKLEQFKIGQPPPVVANIEPMRRINTIDGGAPVTNMSHRARKRYARANHPKEICNICYERSAKLPKSGWEPITFSEEEERGIHLPHDDPFLIDAMLDKWSVGRVPVDSGSAVNVIFNGCYNQL; the protein is encoded by the coding sequence ATGAGCTGGTTCTTTGAATGCCCGCCGGGCTCCATAGGCTCATTTTTGGCACTCTCGAGTGCTTTCTTATCAAGGTTCATCCTGTTGTTCGCTGGACACCAAAGCACGAGTCAATTGCTAAATGTAAGGCAAAGAGAGGATGAAACGCTCAAGGCTTTTGTCACCAGATGGAGGGCGGCGACATCCCAGTACCGCGACTTGGATAAACCAATGGTGTTGGCGGCCTTTAAGCAAGGCCTCCTAAAGGGACCATTCCTGTACCAtatcaactacaatcatccaaatgccaCATATGACCATGTCATGAATGAGGCTGTCATCCATGCACAGGAGGAGTTCATCACGTACGGAGAGATCCCACCGCCTCCGTCAATACCAATAAAGTCCACTCAGCCCCCCTCTAATCATCAGGAAACCACCAAGGCCTCTATGGTACCGCCCACTGACAAaaagagggagtggcaacaaAGCAATCACCACAGCAAGCGGCAGAAAGATCAGCACTTCAACAAGGGCGGCCGCTCATCCCAGGGGGACAATCGCAACAGGCATACCGACTCTTCCCAGAGGTACGCAGTATTCACAGTCCTCACGGCTACGTATGAAGAGATATACGATCAGTGCAAGGACATGATCCCGGCACCACCGCCAAGGAAATACGCTAAAAGGGGCAAACCAAGGAACACAGGCAAATGGTGCAAATatcacgaggacagcggtcacaacactaACGACTGCAACGCTCTCAAGACAGCAATCGAGACGTTGTACAGAGATGGCAAACTAGAACAGTTCAAGATCGGCCAACCACCTCCTGTAGTCGCTAACATTGAGCCTATGCGCCGCATCAATACCATCGACGGAGGGGCGCCCGTCACCAACATGTcccacagggcaagaaagcgctatgcgcGTGCCAACCACCCCAAGGAAATTTGTAACATctgctacgaaagatccgccaaactgcCAAAATCAGGATGGGAACCCATCACCTTTTCTGAGGAAGAGGAGCGCGGAATACACCTTccccacgacgatccattcttgatcgacgccatgctcgataaatggtcCGTGGGAAGGGTCCCCGtcgacagcggatccgctgtcaatgtGATCTTCAACGGCTGCTACAACCAGCTCTAG
- the LOC133728861 gene encoding uncharacterized protein LOC133728861, whose amino-acid sequence MREHAEITQAPDLWLITPCGKDTSGPHSPTTLEKSSDLATNANSMQISLMPQQSRSLWGLDLVGKLPTAKGQFKYIIVAIDYNSKWIEAEPLTAITTAKVIHFLWKNIYCHYGVPHTIITDNGTQFNNKEIISFTANLGTKMSFASVAHPQTNGQVEAANKIIKKLLKKKHDDAKGLWAERLPEVLWAIRTTPTSANGETPFCMMFGTEAVLPIEVTQPTARVEGYCPKTNDEGINLDKDLLEEKRHKAHLNNLQNKQRQKHKARNSSGISTSKEHNKQKHFTYLGSGLPAQKVKSSYK is encoded by the exons ATGCGGGAGCATGCAGAAatcactcaggcgccagatctcTGGCTAATCACACCATGCGGCAAGgatacttctggcccacactcgCCGACGACGCTAGAGAAATCTtcagatcttgccacaaatgccaacagtatgCAGATCTCCCTCATGCCCCAGCAGAGCCGCTCTCTATGGGGCCTCGACCTGGTTGGCAAGTTACCAACCGCGAAGGGCCaattcaaatacatcattgtgGCCATTGATTACAATagcaaatggatagaggcggaacCACTGACAGCAATTACTACTGCCAAGGTAATCCACTTCCTGTGGAAAAATATCTATTGCCACTACGGCGTCCCCCACaccatcatcacagacaacggaACACAGTTCAATAACAAAGAgatcatatctttcaccgccaacctgggcaccaagatgagtttcgcATCTGTGGCGCACCCTCAGACCAACGGCCAGGTTGaggcggcaaacaagataatcaagaaactCCTAAAAAAGAAACACGACGACGCCAAGGGCTTATGGGCGGAGCGATTACCAGAGGTTCTGTGGGCAATTAGGACAACCCCAACATCCGCCAATGGCGAAACGCCattctgtatgatgttcggaactgaggccgtctTACCCATAGAAGTCACTCAACCTACCGccagggtcgaaggctactgccccaAGACCAACGACGAAGGCATCAACCTCGACAAAGATCTCCTCGAGGAAAAGCGCCACAAAGCCCATTTgaacaacttgcaaaacaaacagcgg cAAAAGCACAAGGCAagaaactctagcggtatatcCACGAGCAAAGAACACAATAAACAAAAACACTTCACATATCTAGGgtcgggactccccgcccaaaAGGTCAAGTCAAGTTACAAATAA
- the LOC133738475 gene encoding disease resistance RPP13-like protein 4: MMTSINPEKFLPKLLELLSKAKAVAGTEGEAVLRFENIKEQLDEVINDGLLPKVKLLDQTLLRQFTSLERRLGKIIVEAKTTYSTVEAINEALNFMDKDVKQIKDLMHLGKPMLRPDPIPEPQAKWIPVFQLYSAKKMSEEWSQLGLQDRFHDSSAMTNMRRTYENLESLELKLCLLSFSVFPEGAVVKKRPLIYWWIGEGFIRSTQQKTAEEVGEEIFQNLVMRKGLNVQPHLKASSSSTVLVNSCTIHPWIRRMLISLASEAKLFHFDSSWSRMPSYDSSCRHVCLVFGNPIPQGNDGPKVDDLLTLFNVSEQYLGMKKEWLNKLKKVKVLQLGRWQSSANYHIEVEDETSLKGLGSQKHLKYLSLRGISRVSQLSPSILNLVSLQILDLRACHNLETLPSDISSLRKLTHLDLSECYLLEGMPKGIEKLSSLQVLKGFLIGSSQKTPCRLGDLAKLTNLKRLSIHMGNEAVVQEGEFKKLEEMLSLRRLKISWGVVRNLLKEKIIEESLKFSFPPDLEKLDLQGIPIERVPQWLNPSQLKNLKKLYIKGGKLVSLDHGKSDRWMVENLRLKYLAELDIDLPRLKELFPHLQHLEKIKCHEIEKDVYDDDIVF; this comes from the coding sequence ATGATGACATCCATAAATCCAGAGAAATTCCTGCCCAAGTTGCTGGAACTTCTGAGCAAAGCCAAGGCTGTAGCAGGAACAGAGGGTGAAGCAGTTCTACGCTTTGAAAATATTAAAGAGCAGCTTGATGAAGTGATCAATGATGGTTTGCTACCCAAAGTCAAGCTTTTGGATCAAACTCTGTTGAGGCAATTCACTTCCTTAGAACGCCGCCTTGGCAAGATTATAGTGGAAGCTAAGACTACTTACAGCACGGTTGAGGCAATCAACGAAGCACTAAATTTCATGGATAAAGATGTCAAACAGATAAAAGACTTGATGCATCTAGGGAAGCCAATGCTTCGCCCTGATCCCATTCCAGAGCCTCAGGCGAAATGGATTCCGGTTTTTCAGTTGTATTCAGCCAAAAAAATGTCGGAAGAGTGGTCACAGCTGGGTCTGCAGGATAGGTTTCATGACAGTTCCGCTATGACCAATATGCGGAGGACGTATGAAAATCTTGAGAGCTTAGAATTGAAGTTGTGCTTGCTCTCTTTCTCTGTCTTCCCAGAGGGTGCTGTGGTAAAGAAGAGGCCGTTAATTTACTGGTGGATTGGTGAGGGCTTCATCAGAAGTACCCAACAGAAGACAGCAGAAGAGGTAGGTGAAGAGATCTTTCAAAATCTTGTGATGAGAAAGGGCTTGAATGTTCAACCACATTTGAAGGCATCATCATCCAGTACAGTTCTAGTGAATAGTTGTACAATTCACCCTTGGATTCGTCGCATGCTGATCTCCTTGGCCAGCGAGGCTAAGCTTTTCCACTTTGATTCAAGCTGGTCAAGGATGCCATCTTATGATTCATCTTGTAGGCATGTATGCTTAGTGTTTGGTAACCCAATTCCTCAGGGAAATGATGGTCCGAAAGTGGATGATTTGTTGACACTCTTCAATGTAAGTGAGCAGTATCTCGGTATGAAAAAAGAATGGCTTAATAAATTGAAGAAGGTTAAGGTTCTTCAGCTTGGACGGTGGCAAAGCTCGGCTAATTATCACattgaagtggaagatgaaacATCTCTAAAAGGATTGGGGAGTCAGAAGCACTTAAAATATCTTAGCCTTCGAGGAATATCAAGAGTTTCTCAACTCTCTCCTTCTATCCTTAATCTTGTCAGCCTTCAAATTCTGGATCTGAGAGCATGTCACAACTTAGAGACATTGCCTTCGGATATCTCATCATTGAGAAAACTCACACATTTGGATTTATCAGAGTGTTACTTGCTAGAAGGCATGCCGAAAGGGATTGAGAAACTCTCTTCCCTGCAAGTGCTCAAAGGTTTTCTCATAGGATCTTCCCAAAAAACTCCCTGCAGACTCGGTGATCTTGCCAAGTTGACGAATCTCAAGCGGCTCAGTATACACATGGGTAATGAAGCTGTAGTTCAAGAAGGGGAGTTCAAGAAGTTGGAGGAAATGTTGTCTCTTCGCCGCCTCAAAATATCGTGGGGAGTAGTGAGAAActtgttaaaagaaaaaatcattgAGGAATCCTTGAAATTTTCATTTCCACCAGATTTAGAAAAATTGGATCTTCAAGGCATCCCTATTGAACGTGTACCACAGTGGTTGAATCCGAGCCAGCTCAAAAATTTAAAGAAGCTGTATATAAAGGGTGGGAAACTTGTTAGCTTGGATCATGGAAAGAGTGATAGATGGATGGTTGAAAACTTGCGTCTCAAGTACCTGGCAGAGTTGGACATTGACTTGCCGAGGTTGAAGGAATTGTTTCCTCATCTGCAGCACTTGGAGAAAATCAAGTGTCATGAGATTGAAAAGGACGTATACGATGACGATATTGTTTTTTGa